One window of Magallana gigas chromosome 2, xbMagGiga1.1, whole genome shotgun sequence genomic DNA carries:
- the LOC105323743 gene encoding arylsulfatase B, producing MDLPKWLILWLFAVCQITIQLGLGAANQKPNIIFIAVDDMGNNDIGYNNPEVDTPNLDNLANNGVILESNYVYPVCSPSRAAFMTGRYAHKIGFQRGPVEHKQPAYIESNYKTVAEKLTTNYGYAAHMIGKWHLGYCKDAVTPTNRGFDSFYGFYGGQENYYTYTSARYKDFRDNLTAVTPQNPNYPREDVDGYSTFEYKKRAIEIVGNHDKSVPLFLYLAFQAPHSPLQAPQALKDKYPGDWTYTDWDGSTKTTSRATFYAMVTAVDQAVGEVYTEMETQGLLDNAIIVFTSDNGGQPSQGGFNNPYRGAKGTFYEGGVRVPGFVYSKNLLTQSGYRHQGLLHASDWLPTFISLAGGSADLTTDIDLTSIDGVDQTQMLLNNGESARSKIILNIYDLERPSTIYGIVKQYGPEVWKYVQGDIGRRGIVYTATKSSRKRSNIQRLGRAEERTQRAINRKKTQKALTREHTQRAINDKYLFAISVDASETYNLYGDSASEIQAIQADLEAEIEAEKLVAVPPMNPYDCSNPNNLLDGFWSAGPGEGWCGCSP from the exons ATGGATTTGCCAAAGTGGCTCATTCTATGGCTCTTTGCGGTGTGCCAGATAACAATACAATTAGGTCTAGGTGCAGCAAATCAAAAACCAAACATCATTTTCATCGCTGTTGACGACATGG GTAATAATGACATTGGCTACAACAATCCCGAGGTAGACACCCCGAATTTGGATAATCTTGCGAATAATGGCGTTATATTGGAGTCAAACTACGTGTACCCAGTCTGTAGCCC GTCCAGAGCTGCATTCATGACAGGAAGATACGCACATAAAATTGGATTTCAG cgcGGTCCTGTGGAGCACAAACAGCCAGCATATATTGAAAGCAACTACAAAACGGTAGCAGAGAAACTGACCACGAATTATGGCTATGCAGCTCACATGATTGGCAA ATGGCATTTGGGATACTGTAAGGACGCCGTGACTCCGACGAACCGAGGGTTCGACTCCTTTTACGGATTCTATGGCGGTCAAGAAAATTACTACACATACACTTCTG CGAGATATAAGGACTTCAGGGACAATCTTACGGCAGTAACTCCTCAAAACCCTAACTATCCCAGGGAAGATGTGGATGGCTACTCAACA TTCGAGTACAAGAAGCGGGCCATCGAGATAGTAGGGAACCACGACAAATCGGTGCCATTGTTTCTGTACCTGGCTTTCCAAGCGCCCCACTCACCTCTACAG GCACCCCAAGCACTGAAGGACAAGTACCCTGGGGACTGGACCTACACCGACTGGGACGGATCTACTAAAACCACGAGCCGAGCCACATTCTACG CTATGGTTACTGCAGTAGACCAGGCCGTTGGCGAAGTTTACACAGAGATGGAAACACAGGGACTCTTGGACAATGCCATCATCGTGTTTACTTCTGAT AATGGTGGCCAGCCGAGTCAAGGAGGATTTAACAATCCCTACAGGGGCGCTAAGGGAACCTTCTACGAAGGAGGGGTCCGAGTCCCCGGATTTGTCTACAGCAAGAATCTGCTGACACAATCAGGCTACAGACACCAAGG ACTGCTGCATGCTAGTGACTGGTTGCCTACGTTCATCAGTCTAGCTGGAGGAAGCGCAG ATTTGACAACGGACATTGATTTGACGAGTATTGACGGTGTGGACCAAACTCAAATGTTGCTGAACAACGGAGAGTCTGCCAGATCTAAAATAATTCTGAATATATATGATCTAGAACGCCCCTCAACCATATATGGAATCGT AAAACAATATGGACCAGAAGTTTGGAAATACGTTCAAGGAGACATTGGCAGACGAGGAATAGTGTACACTGCAACCAAGTCTAGCAGGAAGAGATCCAACATACAGAGACTCGGGCGGGCCGAAGAGAGGACCCAGAGGGCcataaacagaaaaaagacCCAGAAGGCCTTAACTAGGGAACATACCCAGAGGGCCATCAATGACAAGTATCTCTTCGCTATTTCTG TTGATGCTTCCGAGACCTATAACTTGTATGGAGACTCCGCATCGGAAATCCAGGCCATCCAGGCAGACTTGGAAGCCGAGATAGAGGCAGAGAAGTTAGTAGCTGTCCCTCCAATGAATCCGTACGACTGTAGTAACCCCAACAACCTGCTGGACGGCTTCTGGTCGGCGGGGCCCGGGGAGGGGTGGTGCGGCTGTAGCCCATAG